A genomic segment from Biomphalaria glabrata chromosome 16, xgBioGlab47.1, whole genome shotgun sequence encodes:
- the LOC106073012 gene encoding uncharacterized protein LOC106073012, with amino-acid sequence MASLLIFISALALSAGKSIDNSQLNTNDGGNKVFDLVLDTVNKTTKGLTSTELKKAAKQIESLSDGVSVKVEELNDFIKKVSKKTGTTAAINELLEDALSFDAELLNDFLAIWTFLAKSGKEKIASSQPVDLTIAGIGKISVAVQQLLADIVRDVKYTEKENSTGAATKEEDVILQYDQVGDTKEEREMAPAKQMEKRRVRIRCGWWSRCVING; translated from the exons ATGGCATCTCTTTTGATTTTTATCTCTGCTCTGGCCTTG AGTGCCGGCAAAAGTATTGATAACAGCCAACTGAATACAAACGATGGGGGAAACAAAGTATTTGATCTCGTGTTGGATACTGTAAACAAAACCACCAAAG ggtTAACATCCACAGAGCTTAAGAAAGCTGCAAAACAAATAGAATCTTTGTCTGATGGTGTGTCTGTTAAAG TTGAAGAGTTAAATGATTTTATCAAGAAAGTGTCCAAGAAGACTGGAACGACAGCCGCAATTAATGAATTGCTTGAag atgCTCTGAGTTTTGATGCTGAACTTTTAAATGATTTCCTGGCAATCTGGACATTTTTAGCAAAAagtggaaaagaaaaaattg CGTCATCTCAGCCTGTTGACCTTACCATTGCTGGCATCGGTAAAATCTCTGTTGCCGTTCAACAGCTTTTAGCAGACATTG tcagGGATGTAAAATATACTGAGAAAGAAAATAGTACTGGGGCTGCAACAAAAGAGGAAGATGTGATACTTCAGTATGACCAGGTTGGAGATacaaaggaagaaagagaaatg GCTCCAGCCAAACAGATGGAAAAAAGACGTGTACGAATTAGATGTGGCTGGTGGTCACGCTGTGTTATCAATGgttaa